One region of Intestinimonas massiliensis (ex Afouda et al. 2020) genomic DNA includes:
- a CDS encoding DUF6998 domain-containing protein, translating into MSTSENNALLSEKVKRIYAITAELEALYPGRHFTPDGHMVGSIGEVLVAENCGLQLLPASHETHHAVVPDGRYVQIKATQINRIAISSEPDYLIVIKLLPDGSIVRRMLQRKRCHSMERRWSHSEEWPAQYFPS; encoded by the coding sequence TTGAGCACTTCTGAGAATAACGCTCTGCTTTCAGAGAAGGTGAAGAGAATATATGCGATTACCGCAGAACTTGAGGCTCTGTATCCCGGTCGTCACTTTACTCCGGACGGACATATGGTTGGCAGTATTGGCGAAGTATTGGTAGCCGAGAACTGTGGTTTGCAGTTACTGCCAGCTTCCCATGAGACTCACCATGCTGTAGTGCCGGATGGTCGCTATGTTCAGATTAAGGCCACGCAGATTAATCGAATTGCCATCAGCAGTGAGCCAGACTATTTGATTGTCATTAAACTCTTACCAGATGGATCGATCGTTCGAAGAATGCTACAACGGAAAAGGTGCCACAGTATGGAACGCCGCTGGTCCCATTCAGAAGAATGGCCAGCGCAGTATTTCCCTAGCTAA